The following are encoded in a window of Kiritimatiellales bacterium genomic DNA:
- a CDS encoding PEP-CTERM sorting domain-containing protein, translating to MNKKLQYLISMLVGITAIASAGIITNNVYFSDFTDAGKTDLADYGWETLNGNHQATGNSMAVNDGIVSIGNRKAGYDFGQSYALSSTILGADVYVDEMWMRLRIKSGGDNDGTNVRIGLGTLPLVQEQSGRFGSVAIQSHNNNEASANRFAACAQNVQSAWNNTLDNSNFVEFFVRYIDVSGQIKVDVWYNPADADNLGAPDSSTTQDYSATYGAGLISQLEINSWGTSTPHLLDAVEVWTVVIPEPSTMGLFGIIGAGLLICRRKIR from the coding sequence ATGAATAAGAAGTTACAATATCTCATTAGTATGTTAGTTGGAATCACAGCAATCGCATCCGCGGGTATCATTACCAATAATGTGTACTTCAGTGATTTTACAGATGCAGGAAAGACTGATCTGGCTGATTATGGATGGGAGACGTTGAACGGCAATCATCAGGCTACCGGCAATTCAATGGCCGTTAATGACGGGATTGTTTCTATTGGTAACAGGAAAGCCGGATACGATTTCGGACAAAGTTATGCCTTGAGTTCAACAATTCTTGGTGCAGACGTTTATGTAGATGAAATGTGGATGCGTTTACGAATAAAGTCAGGCGGAGATAACGATGGGACAAATGTTCGAATCGGACTGGGAACGCTACCTCTGGTTCAGGAGCAGTCCGGACGTTTCGGGTCAGTAGCAATTCAATCGCATAACAATAACGAGGCTTCCGCCAACCGTTTCGCTGCATGTGCGCAAAACGTCCAAAGCGCATGGAACAACACCCTGGATAACAGCAATTTCGTCGAGTTTTTTGTGCGGTATATCGATGTCAGCGGTCAAATAAAAGTGGATGTGTGGTATAACCCAGCTGATGCGGACAATCTCGGTGCTCCGGATTCATCTACAACTCAAGATTATAGTGCTACGTACGGTGCCGGATTGATTAGCCAATTGGAGATTAATTCATGGGGAACTAGCACCCCGCACCTGCTAGATGCCGTTGAGGTCTGGACGGTGGTTATTCCGGAACCATCCACTATGGGGCTGTTTGGGATCATTGGTGCCGGATTACTCATTTGTCGCCGGAAGATACGATAA